Proteins encoded by one window of Serratia nevei:
- the nrdD gene encoding anaerobic ribonucleoside-triphosphate reductase, with protein MKPVVIKRDGCQVPFDEARIAQAIERAALAVGVVDADYCATVARVVAQRMEQQPRVDIHEIQQAVENQLMAGEYKQLARAYIEYRHDRDVARELRGRLNQEIRGLVEQSNRALLNENANKDSKVIPTQRDLLAGIVAKHYAKQHILPRDVVLAHERGEIHYHDLDYSPFFPMFNCMLIDLKGMLTNGFKMGNAEIEPPKSISTATAVTAQIIAQVASHIYGGTTINRIDEILAPFVDESFRKHLQVAEEWQIPDAKGYAMARTEKECYDAFQSLEYEVNTLHTANGQTPFVTFGFGLGTSWESRLIQRSILKNRIAGLGKNRKTAVFPKLVFAIRDGLNHQYGDPNYDIKQLALECASKRMYPDILNYDQVVKVTGSFKTPMGCRSFLGTYEQDGELVHDGRNNIGVISLNLPRIALEAMGDESRFWTLLDQRLQLAKKALMTRIARLEGIKARVAPILYMEGACGVRLKADDNIADIFKNGRASISLGYIGLHETINALFGGENHVYDDEALRAKAVAIVARLRAAVDAWKDETGYGFSLYSTPSENLCDRFCRLDTADFGVVPGVTDKGYYTNSFHLDVEKKVNPYDKLDFEAPYPPLASGGFICYGEYPNLQHNLKALEDVWDYSYSRVPYYGTNTPIDECYECGFTGEFSCTSKGFTCPKCGNHDSAKVSVTRRVCGYLGSPDARPFNAGKQEEVKRRVKHLGNGQLG; from the coding sequence GTGAAACCAGTAGTGATTAAGCGGGACGGTTGCCAGGTACCTTTTGACGAAGCGCGCATCGCGCAGGCCATCGAGCGCGCCGCGCTGGCGGTGGGCGTGGTCGACGCCGACTACTGCGCCACCGTCGCCCGCGTGGTCGCTCAGCGCATGGAGCAGCAGCCGCGCGTCGATATCCACGAGATCCAGCAGGCGGTGGAAAACCAGCTGATGGCCGGCGAGTACAAACAGCTGGCGCGCGCCTATATCGAATACCGCCACGATCGCGACGTGGCGCGCGAGCTGCGCGGCCGCCTGAACCAGGAAATTCGCGGCCTGGTCGAGCAGAGCAACCGCGCGCTGCTGAACGAGAACGCCAACAAGGACAGCAAGGTGATCCCCACCCAGCGCGACCTGCTGGCAGGCATCGTCGCCAAACACTACGCCAAGCAGCACATCCTGCCGCGCGACGTGGTGCTGGCCCATGAACGCGGCGAAATTCACTACCACGATCTCGACTACTCGCCGTTCTTCCCGATGTTCAACTGCATGCTGATCGATCTGAAAGGCATGCTGACCAACGGCTTCAAGATGGGCAACGCCGAAATCGAGCCGCCGAAGTCGATCTCCACCGCCACCGCCGTGACCGCGCAGATCATCGCCCAGGTCGCCAGCCATATTTATGGCGGCACCACCATCAACCGCATCGATGAAATTCTGGCGCCGTTCGTCGACGAGAGCTTCCGCAAACACCTGCAGGTGGCGGAGGAATGGCAGATCCCGGACGCCAAAGGCTATGCCATGGCGCGTACCGAGAAAGAGTGTTACGACGCCTTCCAGTCGCTGGAGTACGAGGTCAACACCCTGCACACCGCCAACGGCCAGACGCCGTTCGTCACCTTCGGTTTCGGCCTCGGCACCAGCTGGGAGTCGCGCCTGATCCAGCGCTCGATCCTGAAAAACCGCATCGCCGGGCTGGGCAAAAACCGCAAGACCGCCGTGTTCCCCAAGCTGGTGTTCGCCATCCGCGACGGTCTCAACCACCAGTACGGCGATCCGAACTACGACATCAAGCAGCTGGCGCTGGAGTGCGCCAGCAAGCGCATGTACCCGGATATCCTCAACTACGATCAGGTGGTGAAAGTCACCGGCTCGTTCAAAACGCCGATGGGCTGCCGCAGCTTCCTCGGCACCTACGAGCAGGACGGCGAACTGGTGCACGACGGCCGCAACAACATCGGCGTCATCAGCCTCAACCTGCCGCGCATCGCGCTGGAGGCGATGGGCGATGAGTCGCGCTTCTGGACGCTGCTGGATCAGCGCCTGCAGCTGGCGAAAAAGGCCCTGATGACGCGTATCGCCCGGCTGGAAGGCATCAAAGCGCGGGTGGCGCCAATCTTGTACATGGAAGGCGCCTGCGGCGTGCGGCTCAAGGCCGACGACAACATCGCCGATATCTTCAAAAACGGCCGCGCTTCAATTTCGCTGGGCTATATCGGCCTGCACGAGACCATCAACGCGCTGTTCGGCGGCGAAAATCACGTGTATGACGACGAGGCGCTGCGCGCCAAAGCGGTGGCGATCGTCGCACGGCTGCGCGCCGCCGTCGATGCCTGGAAAGACGAGACCGGCTACGGCTTCAGCCTCTACAGCACGCCGAGCGAGAACCTGTGCGATCGCTTCTGCCGGCTGGACACCGCCGATTTCGGCGTGGTGCCGGGCGTCACCGATAAGGGCTATTACACCAACAGCTTCCACCTTGACGTGGAGAAGAAGGTCAATCCGTACGACAAGCTGGACTTCGAAGCGCCCTACCCGCCGTTGGCCAGCGGCGGCTTCATCTGCTACGGCGAATACCCGAACCTGCAGCATAACCTGAAGGCGCTGGAAGACGTGTGGGACTACAGCTACAGCCGGGTGCCTTACTACGGCACCAACACGCCGATCGACGAGTGCTACGAATGCGGCTTCACCGGTGAATTCTCCTGCACCAGCAAAGGCTTCACCTGCCCGAAATGCGGCAACCACGACTCGGCCAAGGTCTCGGTCACCCGCCGGGTGTGCGGCTATCTCGGCAGCCCCGATGCCCGGCCGTTCAACGCCGGCAAGCAGGAAGAGGTGAAACGCCGGGTGAAACACCTCGGCAACGGGCAGCTCGGCTGA
- the treC gene encoding alpha,alpha-phosphotrehalase gives MSNPTPWWQNGVIYQIYPKSFQDSTGNGYGDLAGVTRRLDYLQELGVDAIWLTPVYVSPQVDNGYDVADYCAIDPAYGTMADFEQLVAAAHRRGIRIVMDMVFNHTSTEHPWFKAAQDRHSPYRQFYVWRDGEGDTPPNNWRSKFGGNAWQWHADSGQYYLHLFAAEQADLNWEHPPVREELKKVCQFWADKGVDGLRLDVINLVSKQQDFPSDSQGDGRRFYTDGPRIHEFLQEMSRDVFQPRGLMTVGEMSSTTLEHCQQYAAQSGEELSMTFNFHHLKVDYANGEKWTRAAPDYVELKQIFRHWQQGMHNRAWNALFWCNHDQPRIVSRFGDEGALRVPAAKMLAMVLHGMQGTPYIYQGEEIGMTNPGFRAIEQYRDVESLNMYAELSAQGRSDAALLAILADKSRDNGRTPMQWSAAPHAGFTTGTPWIGCAENYPQINADAALADLDSVFYAYRQLIILRKQYPLLTHGDYQDLAPDHPALWCYQRSWNGQRLLVVANLSREPLAWAAEGVEASAQWRPLMSNYSDSADQPQALTLRPFEAVWWLLED, from the coding sequence ATGAGCAATCCAACCCCCTGGTGGCAGAACGGCGTCATCTACCAAATTTATCCGAAGAGTTTTCAGGACAGCACCGGCAACGGCTACGGCGATTTGGCCGGCGTGACGCGGCGGCTGGACTATCTGCAGGAGCTGGGCGTCGACGCCATCTGGCTGACGCCGGTCTACGTCTCACCCCAGGTGGACAACGGCTATGACGTGGCGGACTACTGCGCCATCGATCCGGCTTACGGCACCATGGCGGACTTCGAGCAGCTGGTCGCCGCCGCCCACCGGCGCGGCATCCGCATCGTGATGGACATGGTGTTCAACCACACCTCGACCGAGCACCCGTGGTTCAAGGCCGCGCAGGATCGCCACAGCCCGTATCGCCAGTTCTACGTCTGGCGCGACGGCGAGGGGGATACGCCGCCGAACAACTGGCGCTCCAAGTTCGGCGGCAACGCCTGGCAGTGGCACGCCGACAGCGGCCAGTACTATCTGCACCTGTTCGCCGCCGAGCAGGCGGATCTCAATTGGGAGCACCCACCGGTGCGCGAAGAGCTGAAGAAAGTGTGTCAGTTTTGGGCGGACAAAGGCGTCGACGGCCTGCGCCTCGACGTGATCAACCTGGTGTCCAAGCAGCAGGACTTCCCGTCCGACAGCCAGGGCGACGGCCGCCGCTTCTACACCGACGGCCCGCGCATTCACGAGTTCCTGCAGGAAATGAGCCGCGACGTGTTCCAGCCACGCGGCCTGATGACGGTGGGCGAGATGTCTTCCACCACGCTTGAGCATTGCCAGCAGTACGCGGCGCAGAGCGGCGAAGAGCTGTCGATGACCTTCAACTTCCACCACCTGAAAGTGGACTACGCCAACGGCGAAAAATGGACGCGGGCGGCGCCGGATTACGTGGAGTTAAAGCAGATCTTCCGCCACTGGCAGCAAGGGATGCATAACCGCGCCTGGAACGCGCTGTTCTGGTGTAACCACGATCAGCCGCGCATCGTGTCGCGCTTCGGCGATGAAGGCGCACTGCGGGTGCCGGCCGCCAAAATGCTGGCGATGGTGCTGCACGGCATGCAGGGCACGCCTTATATCTACCAGGGTGAAGAGATCGGCATGACCAACCCCGGCTTCCGCGCCATCGAGCAGTACCGCGACGTGGAAAGCCTGAACATGTACGCCGAGCTGAGCGCCCAGGGCCGCAGCGACGCCGCACTGCTGGCGATCCTGGCGGACAAATCGCGCGACAACGGCCGCACACCGATGCAGTGGAGCGCCGCGCCGCACGCCGGTTTCACCACCGGCACGCCGTGGATCGGCTGCGCCGAGAACTACCCGCAGATCAACGCCGACGCGGCGCTGGCCGATCTCGACTCGGTGTTTTACGCCTACCGCCAGCTGATCATCCTGCGCAAGCAGTATCCGCTGCTGACTCACGGCGACTATCAGGATCTGGCGCCGGATCACCCGGCGCTGTGGTGCTATCAGCGCAGCTGGAACGGCCAGCGCCTGCTGGTGGTGGCCAACCTGAGCCGCGAGCCGCTGGCCTGGGCGGCGGAAGGCGTGGAAGCCTCCGCCCAGTGGCGCCCGCTGATGAGCAACTACAGCGACTCGGCGGATCAGCCGCAGGCGCTGACGCTGCGGCCGTTCGAAGCGGTGTGGTGGCTGCTCGAAGACTGA
- the treB gene encoding PTS trehalose transporter subunit IIBC, translating into MSKVKQQDIDRLIVLVGGRENIATVSHCITRLRFVLNDPSKASPKEIEELPMVKGCFTNAGQFQVVIGTDVGDYYQALIASTGVNEADKEQAKVAARQNMTWTERTISHFAEIFFPLLPALISGGLILGFRNVIGDIPMSGGQTLAQMHPAWKTVYDFLWLLGEAIFMFLPVAICWSTVKKMGGTPVLGIVLGVTLVSPQLMNSYLLGQQTPEVWNFGWFVIQKVGYQAQVIPSILAGMALGWIETRLKKIVPDYLYLVVVPVVSLLLAVFLAHALIGPFGRMIGDGVAWAVKAVMTGSFAPVGAALFGFLYAPLVITGVHQTTLAIDMQMIQSMGGTPVWPLIALSNIAQASAVLGIIIISRKANEREISVPAAISAYLGVTEPAMYGINLKYRFPMLCAMIGSAIAGLICGLDGVMANGIGVGGLPGILSIKPQFWLIYSLAILVAIVIPLVLTIMVYKRKAARGELPV; encoded by the coding sequence ATGAGCAAAGTAAAACAGCAGGATATTGATCGCCTGATTGTTTTGGTCGGCGGCCGCGAGAACATCGCCACCGTCAGCCATTGCATTACCCGGCTGCGTTTCGTTCTCAATGACCCCAGCAAGGCCAGCCCCAAAGAAATCGAAGAGCTGCCGATGGTCAAAGGTTGCTTCACCAACGCCGGGCAGTTCCAGGTGGTGATCGGCACCGACGTCGGCGACTACTATCAGGCGCTGATCGCCAGCACCGGCGTCAACGAGGCCGACAAGGAACAGGCCAAGGTCGCCGCGCGCCAGAACATGACCTGGACCGAGCGCACCATCTCTCACTTCGCCGAGATCTTCTTCCCGCTGCTGCCGGCGCTGATCAGCGGCGGTCTGATCCTCGGCTTCCGCAACGTGATCGGCGACATCCCGATGTCCGGCGGCCAAACGCTGGCGCAGATGCACCCGGCGTGGAAAACCGTTTACGACTTCCTGTGGCTGCTCGGTGAAGCGATCTTCATGTTCCTGCCGGTGGCCATCTGCTGGTCGACGGTGAAAAAGATGGGCGGCACGCCGGTACTCGGCATCGTGCTGGGCGTCACCCTGGTGTCGCCGCAGCTGATGAACTCCTACCTGCTCGGCCAGCAAACGCCGGAAGTGTGGAACTTCGGCTGGTTCGTGATCCAGAAAGTCGGCTATCAGGCGCAGGTGATCCCGTCAATCCTGGCGGGCATGGCGCTGGGCTGGATCGAAACCCGGCTGAAAAAGATCGTCCCCGACTATCTCTATCTGGTGGTAGTGCCGGTGGTTTCGCTGCTGCTGGCGGTGTTCCTGGCGCACGCGCTGATCGGGCCGTTCGGCCGCATGATCGGCGACGGCGTCGCCTGGGCGGTGAAAGCGGTGATGACCGGCAGCTTCGCCCCGGTGGGCGCCGCGCTGTTCGGCTTCCTGTATGCGCCGCTGGTGATCACCGGCGTGCACCAGACCACGCTGGCCATCGACATGCAGATGATCCAGAGCATGGGCGGCACCCCGGTATGGCCGCTGATTGCGCTGTCCAACATCGCGCAGGCCTCGGCGGTGCTCGGCATCATCATCATCAGCCGCAAGGCCAACGAGCGTGAAATCTCGGTGCCGGCGGCGATCTCCGCCTACCTCGGCGTGACCGAACCGGCGATGTACGGCATCAACCTCAAATACCGCTTCCCGATGCTGTGCGCGATGATCGGCTCCGCGATCGCAGGCCTTATCTGCGGCCTGGACGGCGTGATGGCCAACGGCATCGGCGTCGGCGGCCTGCCGGGCATCCTGTCTATCAAACCGCAGTTCTGGCTGATTTACTCGCTGGCGATTCTGGTGGCGATCGTCATCCCGCTGGTGCTGACCATCATGGTCTACAAGCGCAAGGCCGCCCGCGGCGAGCTGCCGGTTTAA
- a CDS encoding NAD(P)H-dependent oxidoreductase, with protein sequence MSRILVLTAHRTPDESRINQALIEAVRPLPNVTVHELIRAYPDYRIDVAREQALLESHDAVVMMFPFFWYSSPAILREWQDAVLTYGFAYGSEGTKLHGKPLQLVVSTGGNAQAYTPAGYNRYPVQDLLLPFHALANLTGMDYLPPHLVQGVSDMSDEQLAQAAAGVVALMGTL encoded by the coding sequence ATGTCACGCATTTTAGTGTTAACCGCCCACCGCACCCCCGATGAGTCGCGCATCAACCAGGCGCTGATCGAGGCCGTGCGCCCGTTGCCTAACGTGACCGTGCACGAACTGATCCGCGCTTACCCGGATTACCGCATCGACGTGGCGCGCGAACAGGCACTGCTGGAAAGCCACGATGCGGTGGTGATGATGTTCCCGTTTTTCTGGTACAGCTCGCCGGCGATCCTGCGCGAATGGCAGGACGCGGTATTAACCTATGGTTTCGCCTACGGCAGCGAGGGCACCAAACTGCACGGCAAGCCGCTGCAATTGGTGGTGAGCACCGGCGGCAACGCGCAGGCCTACACGCCGGCAGGCTACAACCGTTATCCGGTGCAGGATCTGCTGCTGCCGTTCCACGCGCTGGCTAACCTGACCGGCATGGATTACCTGCCGCCGCACCTGGTGCAGGGCGTGAGCGACATGAGCGATGAGCAGTTGGCGCAAGCGGCCGCCGGGGTGGTGGCGCTGATGGGGACATTGTAG
- the treR gene encoding trehalose operon repressor TreR, protein MQNRLTIKDIARLSGVGKSTVSRVLNNEGSVSPQTRERVEAVIRQQGFTPSKSARAMRGQSDKVVGIIVSRLDSPSENQAVRTMLPLLYQQGFDPIVMESQFETRLVQEHLHVLRQRNVDGVILFGFTGLTAAMLKPWQEKMVVMVREYDGFSSVCYDDAGAVNLLMDRLHRQGHRHIGYLGVQLSDATTGQRRYQAYLDACERLKLTPRATLGELSYQSGFQHAAEVIDSHTSALICASDSIALGAIKYLQQQPAHAIQVCAIGNTPLLSFLFPDTLSVEFGYGSAGLLAAQQLLAQLSGEQGIRRLVVPSKLS, encoded by the coding sequence ATGCAAAACCGGCTGACCATCAAGGACATCGCACGCCTGAGCGGCGTAGGCAAATCCACCGTCTCACGCGTGCTGAACAATGAAGGCAGCGTGAGCCCGCAAACCCGCGAACGGGTGGAAGCGGTGATCCGTCAGCAGGGGTTTACCCCCTCCAAGTCGGCGCGCGCCATGCGCGGCCAGAGCGACAAGGTGGTGGGCATCATCGTTTCCCGTCTCGATTCGCCGTCGGAAAACCAGGCGGTGCGCACCATGCTGCCGCTGCTGTATCAGCAAGGCTTCGACCCGATCGTGATGGAGAGCCAGTTCGAAACCCGCCTGGTGCAGGAGCACCTGCACGTGCTGCGCCAGCGCAACGTCGACGGGGTGATCCTGTTCGGCTTCACCGGCCTGACCGCGGCGATGCTCAAACCGTGGCAGGAAAAAATGGTGGTGATGGTGCGTGAATACGACGGCTTCTCGTCCGTCTGCTACGACGACGCCGGCGCGGTGAACCTGCTGATGGATCGCCTGCACCGGCAAGGGCACCGGCATATCGGCTATCTGGGGGTGCAGCTCAGCGATGCCACCACCGGCCAGCGCCGCTATCAGGCCTACCTCGACGCCTGTGAACGCCTCAAGCTCACGCCGCGCGCCACGCTGGGCGAGCTGAGCTACCAGAGCGGTTTCCAGCACGCCGCCGAAGTGATCGACTCGCACACCAGCGCGCTGATCTGCGCCTCCGACAGCATCGCCCTGGGGGCGATCAAATACCTGCAGCAACAGCCGGCGCACGCCATTCAGGTGTGCGCCATCGGCAACACCCCGCTGCTCAGCTTCCTGTTCCCCGATACTCTGTCGGTCGAGTTCGGCTACGGCAGCGCCGGCCTGCTGGCGGCGCAGCAGCTGCTGGCGCAGCTCAGCGGCGAACAGGGGATCCGCCGCCTGGTGGTGCCCAGCAAACTTTCCTGA
- the nrdG gene encoding anaerobic ribonucleoside-triphosphate reductase-activating protein, with translation MNYHQYYPIDVVNGPGTRCTLFVAGCVHQCPGCYNKSTWRLNSGQPFTPALEERIIADLNDPRVPRQGLSLSGGDPLHPANVPSILKLVKRVRAECPGKDIWLWTGYRLAELDAQQMQVVDRINVLIDGKFVQDLKDPALIWRGSSNQVVHRLR, from the coding sequence ATGAATTATCACCAGTACTATCCGATCGACGTCGTCAATGGCCCCGGCACCCGCTGCACGCTGTTTGTCGCCGGCTGCGTGCACCAGTGCCCCGGCTGCTACAACAAAAGTACCTGGCGGCTCAACTCCGGCCAGCCGTTTACCCCGGCGCTGGAAGAGCGCATCATCGCCGATCTGAACGATCCGCGCGTGCCGCGCCAGGGGCTGTCGCTCTCCGGCGGCGATCCGCTGCACCCGGCCAACGTGCCGAGCATCCTAAAGCTGGTGAAACGGGTGCGCGCCGAGTGCCCTGGCAAGGATATCTGGCTGTGGACCGGCTACCGGCTGGCGGAACTGGACGCACAGCAAATGCAGGTGGTGGACAGGATCAACGTGCTGATCGACGGCAAGTTCGTGCAGGATTTGAAAGACCCGGCGCTGATTTGGCGCGGCAGCAGCAACCAGGTGGTGCATAGGTTGCGTTGA
- a CDS encoding LysR family transcriptional regulator gives MSLPFDVHRLLPAFLAAAQAQNFSAAARQLGVTPAAVSKNIRALEEKLALRLFQRNTHNVLLTDEGKALLAQVAPLWQALAATLESAGGERQAPAGVVRVTMIPGFGRQMLMPLIPQFLARYPQIDLDLSLDARVVNLVGEGFDVGIGSRVDPDSRLVARPLYPMHMALAASPDYLARRGEPQTPHDLLRHDCLLHRNPSNGRHVKWQLRHQGETLALDLNGRLVVSRPEMLLDAALAGLGIVNLARWYLEKHFEQGTLRPVLAECWPRPVQLWLYYASADLPPRVRVWVDFLLEHFRDRPVSD, from the coding sequence ATGTCGCTGCCCTTTGACGTGCACCGCCTGCTGCCGGCCTTCCTCGCCGCCGCGCAGGCGCAAAATTTCTCCGCTGCCGCCCGCCAGCTGGGCGTCACGCCGGCGGCGGTCAGCAAAAATATCCGCGCGCTGGAAGAGAAGCTGGCGCTGCGGCTGTTTCAGCGCAACACCCATAACGTGCTGCTGACCGACGAGGGCAAAGCGCTGCTGGCGCAGGTGGCGCCGCTGTGGCAGGCGTTGGCGGCGACGCTGGAAAGCGCCGGCGGCGAGCGGCAGGCGCCGGCCGGGGTGGTGCGCGTCACGATGATCCCCGGCTTCGGCCGCCAGATGCTGATGCCGTTGATCCCGCAATTTCTGGCGCGCTACCCGCAGATCGATCTCGATCTGTCGCTGGACGCCCGGGTGGTGAATCTGGTGGGCGAAGGCTTCGACGTCGGCATCGGCAGCCGGGTCGATCCCGACAGCCGGCTGGTGGCGCGCCCGCTCTACCCGATGCACATGGCGCTGGCGGCGTCGCCCGACTATCTGGCGCGGCGCGGTGAACCGCAAACGCCGCACGACCTGCTGCGGCACGACTGCCTGCTGCACCGCAACCCCAGCAACGGCCGCCACGTCAAATGGCAGCTGCGCCATCAGGGCGAAACGCTGGCGCTGGATCTGAACGGCCGATTGGTGGTGAGCCGCCCGGAAATGTTGCTGGATGCGGCGCTGGCCGGGCTGGGCATCGTCAACCTGGCGCGCTGGTACCTCGAAAAGCACTTTGAGCAGGGCACGCTGCGGCCGGTGCTGGCGGAATGCTGGCCGCGCCCGGTGCAGCTGTGGCTCTATTACGCCTCGGCGGATCTGCCGCCGCGGGTGCGCGTCTGGGTCGACTTTCTGCTGGAACATTTTCGCGATCGGCCAGTGAGCGATTGA